A region of Nitrospirota bacterium DNA encodes the following proteins:
- a CDS encoding DUF3501 family protein, with amino-acid sequence MKGLTLDDVISYAEYERQRDEFRARIIALKRRRRIPVGDLVTLVFENRDTIQFQIQEMIRVEHIFDPRKIQAELDVYNALLPAGGQLSATLFIEVTEQEQIQPILDLFQGIDRGEKVAIAAGPHVVYGEFEGGRSKEEKISAVHFVRFRTTAEFVKALADERSPVTLTVHHGRYRAQAVVPPEMRQEWLEDLGLKAEATRGETGR; translated from the coding sequence ATGAAAGGCCTGACACTCGATGATGTGATTTCCTACGCCGAATATGAACGGCAACGGGATGAATTTCGCGCGCGCATCATCGCGCTGAAGCGCCGCCGCCGCATCCCGGTCGGAGACCTCGTCACGCTGGTCTTTGAAAATCGCGACACGATTCAGTTTCAAATCCAGGAAATGATCCGGGTGGAGCACATCTTCGACCCCCGGAAGATCCAGGCCGAGCTGGACGTGTACAACGCGCTGCTGCCGGCCGGCGGGCAATTGAGCGCGACGCTGTTTATCGAGGTGACGGAGCAAGAGCAGATTCAGCCCATCCTGGACCTGTTCCAAGGCATCGATCGCGGAGAGAAGGTCGCGATCGCGGCCGGGCCCCATGTCGTGTATGGAGAATTTGAAGGCGGGCGCAGCAAGGAGGAGAAAATCAGCGCCGTGCATTTCGTGCGGTTCCGGACGACGGCGGAGTTTGTGAAGGCCTTGGCCGATGAGCGGAGCCCGGTCACGCTCACGGTCCACCACGGCCGGTACCGGGCGCAAGCGGTTGTGCCGCCGGAGATGCGGCAGGAATGGCTGGAGGATCTCGGTCTCAAAGCGGAAGCGACGCGCGGAGAGACCGGCAGATGA
- the erpA gene encoding iron-sulfur cluster insertion protein ErpA, with amino-acid sequence MITITEKAEQKILELMKEEQDTVGLRIYVRGGGCHGYQYGMAFESKLSDDDTVVEKGGVKVILDSQSAPLLSGAEVDYVDSLQGSGFSIKNPQAKTTCGCGSSFSA; translated from the coding sequence ATGATCACCATTACCGAGAAGGCGGAGCAGAAGATTCTCGAACTCATGAAGGAGGAGCAAGACACGGTCGGCCTGCGCATTTACGTGCGCGGCGGCGGGTGTCACGGCTATCAGTACGGGATGGCCTTCGAGTCCAAGCTGTCCGATGACGACACCGTCGTTGAGAAGGGCGGTGTGAAAGTGATTCTGGACTCGCAGAGCGCCCCGCTGCTGAGCGGCGCGGAAGTGGATTACGTGGACAGCCTGCAGGGTTCCGGCTTCTCGATCAAGAATCCGCAGGCCAAGACGACCTGCGGGTGCGGCAGCTCCTTCAGCGCGTAA
- a CDS encoding 6-carboxytetrahydropterin synthase has product MPPVLLTKRIEFAAAHRYHKPSWDAARNRAVFGACNNEPGHGHNYLLEVTISGEVDPRTGMVVNLFDVKQVLQDALEEFDHKHLNIDTPYFTDLIPTTENIARVLWRRLETHPQIGTLHAVRLYEDEDLYAEVTAAAGLDVASVTRRYQFTAVYQGQRVPSGGAGTWSGHAWDLFVTVHGPIDRETGMVTDIVALDRLVHEQVVRPFDGQDLRQVLGRQPITGENLVRAIWDRLVKSIPTGALHRIRLVQTRDLAFEYAG; this is encoded by the coding sequence ATGCCGCCCGTCTTGTTGACCAAGCGTATCGAATTCGCCGCCGCGCACCGCTATCACAAGCCGAGTTGGGACGCCGCCCGCAACCGCGCGGTCTTCGGCGCCTGCAACAACGAACCGGGACACGGACACAACTATCTGCTGGAGGTGACCATTTCGGGCGAGGTCGATCCGCGAACGGGCATGGTCGTGAATCTCTTCGACGTCAAACAGGTCCTGCAGGATGCGCTCGAAGAGTTCGACCATAAACATCTCAACATCGACACGCCGTATTTCACCGACCTGATCCCGACGACCGAGAACATCGCCCGCGTCTTGTGGCGACGGCTGGAGACCCATCCGCAAATCGGCACGCTCCACGCCGTCCGGTTGTACGAGGACGAAGACCTCTATGCCGAGGTGACGGCGGCGGCCGGATTGGACGTGGCGAGCGTCACCAGACGGTACCAGTTCACCGCCGTCTATCAGGGGCAGCGTGTGCCATCGGGCGGGGCCGGGACATGGAGCGGCCACGCCTGGGATCTTTTCGTGACCGTGCACGGGCCGATCGACCGGGAAACCGGCATGGTCACGGACATCGTCGCGCTGGATCGGCTGGTTCACGAGCAGGTGGTTCGGCCGTTCGACGGTCAAGACCTGCGGCAGGTCTTAGGCCGCCAGCCGATCACCGGCGAGAACCTTGTGCGCGCCATCTGGGACCGCCTCGTCAAATCCATCCCCACCGGCGCCCTCCACCGCATCCGCCTCGTCCAGACCCGTGACTTGGCGTTTGAATACGCCGGCTGA
- a CDS encoding thioredoxin family protein, with protein MAVEDVSDANYKEFTDAPAAVVAYGIASCEPCNQYDPILEQVASRFTDVRIGKAKMHVPGRCREIKKLHSFETYPTTHFFSKGRLLLTREGKLEADELAALISDHLL; from the coding sequence ATGGCCGTCGAAGACGTCAGCGACGCGAATTACAAAGAGTTCACCGATGCGCCCGCGGCGGTGGTCGCGTATGGGATCGCCTCCTGCGAGCCGTGCAACCAATACGATCCGATCCTGGAGCAGGTCGCCTCGCGCTTCACGGATGTGCGGATCGGCAAAGCCAAGATGCACGTCCCCGGCCGCTGCCGCGAGATCAAAAAACTCCATTCGTTCGAAACCTACCCGACCACCCACTTCTTCTCCAAAGGCAGACTCCTCCTCACCCGCGAAGGCAAGTTGGAAGCCGACGAACTCGCCGCGCTGATTTCAGACCATCTGCTTTGA
- a CDS encoding peroxiredoxin, with product MATDVAPEIKVGDTAPDFTLKDQDQKDVKLSDYRGKKNVVLCFYPLDWSPVCTNENKCLTDDFPSFQSVNAEVFGISTDSFFSHKAWADSLGLKHRLLADMHREVCKKYGLYFEPLNCAKRATVIVDKNGKVAYVKVQEIKTARDDKEILEALKKLN from the coding sequence ATGGCTACCGATGTGGCACCCGAGATTAAAGTGGGCGATACGGCGCCGGACTTCACCTTGAAAGATCAGGATCAGAAAGACGTGAAGCTGAGCGACTACCGGGGCAAGAAAAATGTCGTGCTGTGTTTTTATCCGCTCGATTGGAGCCCGGTCTGTACCAACGAAAACAAGTGCCTGACCGATGATTTCCCCAGCTTCCAAAGCGTCAACGCGGAAGTCTTCGGCATCAGCACGGACAGCTTCTTTTCGCACAAGGCCTGGGCGGACTCGCTCGGGTTAAAACACCGCTTGCTGGCCGATATGCACCGAGAGGTCTGCAAGAAATACGGCCTGTATTTCGAGCCGTTGAACTGCGCAAAACGCGCGACCGTGATCGTGGACAAGAACGGCAAGGTGGCGTACGTGAAGGTGCAGGAGATCAAGACGGCGCGCGACGACAAGGAAATTCTGGAGGCGCTCAAGAAGCTGAACTAA